In Natrinema salaciae, the following are encoded in one genomic region:
- a CDS encoding DUF7503 family protein yields MSAKDSMKDYLAQHPRMIGAMFTLFVLLSQAGTVVAGTSSQVGP; encoded by the coding sequence ATGTCCGCAAAAGACAGCATGAAGGATTACCTCGCACAGCACCCCCGAATGATCGGCGCAATGTTCACCCTGTTCGTTCTGCTCAGCCAGGCGGGCACGGTCGTTGCGGGAACGTCCTCGCAGGTCGGCCCCTAA